In Burkholderia gladioli, a genomic segment contains:
- a CDS encoding VOC family protein: protein MTKSIAAQSRAGVHSIDHFALNVPSLSEAQRFFDAFGLDVTPAGVDAQELELRAADGHRWARIFAAGRKSLAYLRFNCFERDLPVLRDQAAAGGGELIPSPDGNDDKAFWFRDPDGNLVQVAIGPKTSPDVKTGRASVGATANVRGTCTRSEVRHVKPHRLSHVLLFTPDVLRAVDFYERVLGLRLSDKSQDLIAFTHAPHGCDHHLVAFAKSHARGWHHSSWDVDNVDAVGQGAAQMAAAGYEKGWGTGRHVLGSNYFHYVQDPWGSFCEYSANIDFVSAGHVWPAGDFSPEESMYLWGPPVPADFVRNTEV, encoded by the coding sequence ATGACAAAATCTATAGCGGCACAATCCCGGGCCGGTGTGCACTCGATTGACCATTTTGCGCTCAACGTGCCATCCCTCAGCGAGGCGCAGAGATTCTTCGACGCGTTCGGCCTCGATGTCACACCAGCGGGCGTGGATGCGCAGGAACTCGAACTGCGGGCTGCGGATGGGCATCGTTGGGCTCGCATTTTCGCTGCCGGACGAAAGTCATTGGCGTATTTGCGGTTCAACTGTTTTGAGCGGGATTTACCTGTGTTACGCGATCAGGCGGCAGCCGGAGGCGGTGAGTTGATTCCTTCGCCAGACGGTAACGACGACAAGGCTTTCTGGTTTCGCGATCCGGACGGCAATCTGGTCCAGGTCGCGATAGGTCCAAAGACAAGTCCCGATGTCAAGACGGGCAGAGCGAGCGTGGGCGCGACCGCCAACGTGCGCGGTACTTGTACGCGCTCTGAGGTACGACATGTCAAGCCGCACCGACTCTCTCACGTTTTACTATTCACACCTGACGTGCTCCGCGCGGTCGATTTTTATGAGCGGGTGCTTGGTCTGCGCCTGTCGGACAAGTCGCAGGACCTGATCGCGTTCACGCACGCGCCGCACGGCTGCGATCATCATCTCGTGGCGTTTGCGAAAAGCCACGCGCGCGGCTGGCATCATTCGTCCTGGGACGTGGATAACGTCGATGCGGTCGGTCAGGGTGCGGCGCAAATGGCGGCGGCCGGATATGAAAAAGGTTGGGGTACTGGCCGACATGTTCTCGGTTCAAATTACTTCCACTATGTTCAGGACCCTTGGGGATCCTTTTGCGAGTACTCGGCGAATATCGATTTTGTTTCGGCTGGCCACGTGTGGCCAGCCGGTGACTTTTCTCCCGAGGAGTCAATGTATCTTTGGGGGCCGCCCGTGCCCGCCGATTTCGTGCGAAACACTGAGGTATGA
- a CDS encoding amidase family protein: protein MLSPAAWYGRPRHYQRHFRARMTRLFTDFDVLLAPYTPFAAQRFTDATVTVGGQELEPAKHLLMLTQPVSFGGLPVVTAPVLRGSHVPFSVQIIGAPFAEPECFAAAGSIEQCLMNTSRTSIEL from the coding sequence GTGTTGAGTCCAGCCGCGTGGTACGGCCGTCCGCGGCACTATCAACGGCACTTCCGAGCGCGCATGACACGGCTTTTCACCGACTTCGACGTCCTGCTCGCGCCGTACACCCCCTTCGCCGCACAGAGGTTCACCGACGCGACTGTCACAGTCGGCGGTCAGGAACTCGAACCCGCAAAGCATCTCCTCATGTTGACTCAGCCGGTGTCCTTCGGCGGACTGCCTGTTGTTACGGCTCCCGTCTTGCGCGGCAGTCATGTGCCGTTCAGCGTGCAGATTATCGGTGCGCCGTTCGCCGAACCGGAGTGCTTCGCGGCCGCTGGAAGCATTGAACAATGCCTCATGAACACCTCACGGACATCAATCGAATTATGA
- a CDS encoding carboxymuconolactone decarboxylase family protein: MNKRLPDFQIATASDEQKAVLEDILSGPRGSLNGPFLGWIFSPELAQNAQKLGAFCRYNTGLPLRLSELAILVTAARWRSQAEWHIHCPIALEAGLPTELAEALRTGETPTFVDADDKIIFDLATELYDRKRVSEATYDAAVARFGHTVLVNLVGLLGYYALVAMTLNTFGMRAEGQTHLPFAE; the protein is encoded by the coding sequence ATGAACAAACGACTTCCCGATTTCCAGATTGCCACCGCGTCCGACGAACAGAAGGCCGTTTTAGAGGACATTCTGAGTGGCCCGCGCGGCAGTCTGAATGGGCCGTTCCTCGGCTGGATCTTCAGCCCGGAGCTCGCGCAGAACGCCCAAAAGCTCGGCGCGTTCTGCCGCTACAACACCGGTTTGCCACTGCGCCTTTCCGAACTTGCTATTCTCGTGACTGCGGCGCGCTGGCGATCGCAGGCGGAATGGCACATCCATTGTCCGATTGCGCTGGAAGCCGGCCTGCCAACCGAACTCGCCGAGGCTTTGCGCACAGGAGAAACGCCCACATTTGTCGATGCTGACGACAAGATCATCTTCGATTTGGCCACTGAGCTCTATGACAGGAAGCGCGTAAGCGAAGCAACGTATGACGCCGCTGTCGCGCGCTTCGGTCATACCGTCCTCGTGAATCTCGTCGGATTGCTCGGCTATTACGCGCTCGTTGCGATGACGCTCAACACGTTCGGAATGCGCGCAGAAGGGCAGACGCATCTCCCCTTCGCTGAGTGA
- a CDS encoding amidohydrolase family protein translates to MNERRILLTGGWVLSMDETIGDLRSGDVLIEGQDIVAVGPRIDAPDVERIDAIGMIVLPGFVDTHRHTWQTCVRHRYADIDPQIYFAEMLGAKGAAFRPEDVYVGTLLGAVSALDGGITTMLDWSHVQNSPEHSDAAIMGLRDANIRGVFAHGWPLVDGASWMFDSQRSHPDDIRRIRERFFSSDDQLLTLAMAARGPEMARRDVWLADLRLARELDIRSTIHMGAYARNGAVRGIAQMHEAGVLHDDLTFVHCCHCGADEIAMMADAGVSASLGVHCELNAQGIGDIPFDRLLAVGIRPSLSGDTETKCSGDMFTQMRHAFAYYRSWMGGNHSNVADAPATLSMRDVLEFATLAGARANGLDHKVGSLTPGKQADIIMIRGDDLNLTPVSDAVGAVVLAAHPGNVDTVLVAGRAVKRHGQMLNVDLDALRQRAFASQQYILGIP, encoded by the coding sequence ATGAACGAACGACGAATTCTGCTGACGGGTGGCTGGGTCCTGAGTATGGACGAGACCATCGGCGACTTGCGCTCCGGCGACGTTCTCATCGAAGGGCAAGACATCGTTGCCGTCGGACCCCGCATCGACGCCCCAGATGTTGAGCGTATCGACGCCATCGGAATGATCGTGCTGCCCGGCTTTGTCGATACGCATCGCCATACATGGCAAACCTGCGTGCGCCATCGCTATGCGGATATCGATCCGCAAATCTACTTCGCCGAGATGCTGGGCGCCAAAGGCGCCGCATTCCGGCCGGAGGATGTCTATGTCGGCACGCTGCTCGGCGCCGTCTCCGCGCTTGATGGCGGCATTACCACCATGCTCGACTGGTCGCACGTGCAGAACAGTCCGGAGCATTCGGACGCGGCGATCATGGGCCTGCGCGACGCCAACATTCGCGGCGTCTTCGCCCATGGCTGGCCGCTGGTCGACGGCGCTTCGTGGATGTTCGACAGCCAGCGCAGCCACCCTGATGACATTCGCCGCATACGCGAACGGTTCTTCTCGTCGGACGATCAACTGCTCACGCTGGCGATGGCGGCACGCGGCCCCGAAATGGCCCGGCGCGATGTATGGCTTGCCGATCTGCGGCTCGCCCGCGAACTCGATATTCGTTCAACCATCCACATGGGCGCCTATGCGCGCAACGGGGCAGTGAGAGGGATTGCGCAGATGCACGAGGCTGGCGTGCTGCACGACGACCTCACGTTTGTGCATTGCTGTCATTGCGGCGCAGACGAAATCGCAATGATGGCCGATGCCGGCGTCAGTGCCTCGCTCGGCGTGCACTGCGAACTCAACGCTCAGGGCATCGGCGATATTCCGTTCGACCGGCTGCTCGCAGTGGGCATCCGTCCCAGCCTCAGTGGCGACACCGAAACGAAATGCTCGGGCGATATGTTCACCCAGATGCGGCATGCATTCGCCTATTACCGATCATGGATGGGCGGAAACCACTCGAACGTTGCGGACGCACCGGCCACCCTATCGATGCGCGACGTACTCGAGTTCGCCACGCTCGCCGGCGCGCGCGCGAACGGTCTGGATCACAAGGTCGGTTCGCTCACGCCCGGCAAGCAGGCGGACATCATCATGATTCGCGGCGACGACCTCAATCTCACGCCGGTTTCCGACGCGGTGGGCGCCGTCGTGCTGGCCGCGCATCCGGGCAATGTGGACACAGTCCTCGTTGCCGGGCGTGCGGTGAAGAGGCACGGACAGATGCTCAACGTCGATCTCGACGCGCTGCGACAGCGCGCGTTTGCATCGCAACAGTACATTCTCGGAATTCCATGA
- a CDS encoding fumarylacetoacetate hydrolase family protein, with protein MRYVSFLKDGKSLLGLREGDDIRVIGEVSLESLLARGVDLASYGLEWGGDEMVSAQSVTFLPPLTRPPKIICIGLNYSDHTKESKYEQPTYPTVFFRVHTSLIAHQQPMIRPASSDSLDFEGEIAAVLGKGGRHISKGDALSCVAGYTLFNDGSVREYQFKSPQWTVGKNFDGTGAFGPDLVTADELPAGARGLRLETRLNGEVVQSASTDDLVFDIASLISILSEAITLEAGDVIVTGTPSGIGWARTPKLLMKHGDVCEVSVEGIGTLRNEVVDEQQA; from the coding sequence ATGCGTTATGTCTCGTTTCTCAAAGATGGTAAATCGCTTCTCGGGTTGCGCGAAGGCGACGATATTCGCGTGATCGGCGAAGTGTCACTTGAGTCCTTGCTCGCAAGGGGCGTCGACCTCGCGTCCTATGGGCTCGAATGGGGAGGTGACGAGATGGTCAGCGCTCAATCTGTAACTTTCCTGCCGCCGCTGACCCGTCCGCCGAAGATCATTTGCATCGGACTTAACTATTCCGACCATACGAAGGAGAGCAAATATGAACAGCCGACCTACCCGACGGTTTTTTTCCGCGTTCATACGAGTCTGATCGCGCATCAGCAGCCGATGATCCGGCCCGCGAGTTCCGATTCGCTCGACTTTGAGGGCGAGATCGCCGCAGTCCTGGGCAAGGGCGGCCGGCATATCAGCAAGGGCGACGCGTTGTCCTGCGTCGCGGGTTACACGCTATTTAACGATGGCTCTGTGCGGGAATACCAGTTCAAATCGCCGCAATGGACGGTGGGGAAAAATTTCGACGGCACGGGTGCCTTTGGGCCCGATCTGGTAACGGCAGACGAACTGCCTGCCGGTGCCAGGGGGTTGCGACTTGAGACCCGCCTGAACGGTGAAGTTGTGCAATCCGCCAGCACCGACGATTTGGTGTTCGACATCGCCAGCCTCATTAGCATTTTGAGTGAAGCGATCACCCTTGAGGCAGGTGACGTGATCGTTACGGGCACGCCGTCGGGTATCGGTTGGGCACGCACACCGAAACTGCTCATGAAACACGGCGATGTGTGCGAAGTCAGTGTCGAGGGCATCGGCACGCTGCGCAACGAGGTTGTCGACGAACAGCAGGCCTGA
- a CDS encoding alpha/beta hydrolase yields the protein MRDTPLSRPLDPELGDIVAAMRSAHAPPPFSGTSEEARERFRRAVLTARERFPSPQVGAVEDALAGMDGAYVPVRVYRPLGAREELPTIVFFHGGGFVLGSVELMDDIARKLCRDMNAVVVSVDYRLAPEHPFPAAHDDALTATRWVIRNVSALGGDASRVAVVGESAGGNLAASTAITLRDRGERLAAQLLVVPGVDLARDVSAIEARGRDFPMLSPSDLRDISRLYMGANSTQAGMFPPSPLHAPDLRGVAPAVIVVAGHDPLREEGLAYAQRLGSAGVPVQVHRFDDMFHSFLAFFEASAAARRANDEICRAFAAWLLNHACSSPR from the coding sequence ATGAGAGACACGCCCCTTTCGCGACCGCTCGACCCGGAACTCGGCGACATTGTGGCAGCGATGCGAAGCGCCCATGCGCCACCTCCGTTCTCCGGTACGTCTGAGGAGGCCCGGGAGCGGTTCCGGCGCGCGGTCCTGACCGCACGCGAGCGTTTTCCGTCGCCTCAGGTTGGTGCGGTCGAGGACGCGCTCGCCGGAATGGATGGCGCCTACGTGCCCGTGCGCGTCTATCGTCCGCTGGGTGCACGCGAGGAGCTCCCAACCATCGTTTTTTTTCACGGCGGCGGCTTCGTGCTCGGCAGCGTCGAGCTGATGGATGACATCGCACGCAAACTTTGTCGCGACATGAACGCGGTCGTCGTCTCCGTCGACTACCGGCTCGCGCCGGAGCATCCATTTCCTGCCGCGCACGACGACGCATTGACTGCCACGCGATGGGTTATCCGCAACGTGTCAGCACTCGGGGGGGATGCTTCTCGAGTCGCGGTGGTAGGGGAGAGCGCAGGAGGCAATCTCGCTGCTTCTACCGCTATCACGTTGCGCGACCGCGGAGAGCGACTCGCGGCGCAGTTGCTGGTGGTGCCTGGCGTCGATCTCGCACGTGACGTATCGGCGATCGAAGCCAGAGGGCGTGACTTTCCGATGCTGTCGCCGTCAGACCTGCGTGATATTTCGCGGCTTTACATGGGAGCCAATTCGACGCAGGCCGGAATGTTTCCGCCGTCGCCTCTGCACGCTCCCGACTTGCGCGGGGTGGCGCCCGCTGTGATCGTGGTGGCCGGACACGATCCGCTTCGCGAAGAAGGGCTCGCCTATGCTCAACGCCTCGGCTCTGCCGGCGTTCCTGTACAAGTGCACCGGTTCGACGACATGTTTCATTCGTTCCTCGCATTTTTCGAGGCTTCGGCCGCGGCACGCCGTGCGAACGACGAGATTTGCCGTGCCTTCGCGGCGTGGCTTCTCAACCATGCGTGCTCGTCGCCCCGGTGA
- a CDS encoding dioxygenase, with translation MNTNRKYNFPLFREEDSAAIVNARIGSNVDARTHLIAETVVRHLHAAVKEIEPTHDEWHAAIRFLTDTGHMCTDWRQEFILLSDVLGVSMLVDAINHRRPDQATENTILGPFFVEGVEASPHGVDICKDGKGEPLVVVASVRDTEGKPIQGAVIDVWQTNDDGFYDVQQKGIQPEGNLRGKFVSDADGAFWFKSVKPRHYPIPDDGPVGKLLRKLGRHPNRAAHMHFLVQAPGYDTVITHIFSPDCPWLAEDTVFGVKESLIGNFVSHADQHEARSLGFTIPFWSVHQDFVLNRTKTGFFVSPGA, from the coding sequence ATGAACACAAACCGCAAATACAATTTCCCGCTATTTCGGGAAGAGGATTCTGCCGCAATCGTTAATGCCCGCATCGGCTCGAACGTCGACGCCCGAACCCATCTCATCGCCGAGACAGTCGTGCGCCATCTACATGCGGCAGTCAAAGAGATCGAACCCACTCACGATGAATGGCATGCCGCGATTAGATTCCTCACGGATACCGGCCATATGTGCACCGACTGGCGACAGGAGTTCATTCTCCTGTCGGATGTACTCGGCGTATCGATGCTGGTTGACGCCATCAATCACCGACGGCCCGATCAGGCAACCGAAAATACCATTCTCGGACCGTTTTTTGTCGAAGGAGTGGAGGCGTCGCCCCATGGAGTCGACATTTGCAAAGATGGCAAGGGGGAGCCGCTCGTAGTCGTTGCGTCCGTCCGCGATACCGAAGGCAAGCCCATTCAGGGAGCAGTCATCGACGTATGGCAGACGAATGATGATGGATTCTACGATGTTCAGCAGAAAGGGATTCAGCCGGAGGGAAACCTCCGGGGGAAATTTGTATCCGATGCTGACGGCGCCTTCTGGTTCAAGTCGGTCAAGCCCCGACACTACCCTATTCCGGACGACGGTCCGGTGGGCAAGCTTCTGCGCAAGCTCGGACGACACCCGAATCGTGCTGCACATATGCACTTCCTGGTTCAGGCGCCTGGGTACGACACTGTCATTACGCACATCTTTTCCCCCGACTGTCCTTGGCTCGCCGAAGACACGGTCTTCGGCGTCAAGGAGAGCCTCATCGGCAACTTTGTCAGTCACGCGGATCAGCATGAAGCGAGATCGCTTGGATTCACAATTCCATTCTGGTCGGTTCATCAGGACTTCGTTTTAAACCGGACGAAGACAGGTTTCTTTGTTTCGCCTGGCGCTTGA